The sequence CTTCCTTGTTTCCACGCTAGCCCTCCATGATATGCCCGAACAGGAGATAGGCGAGAAGCAGGCTCAGGATTCCGAAGCCAACCAGAATGTTCAGCTCTGGCATCACGTCGCCGCTTTCGGACACAATCTTCGAAGTTGCCGCGACCGCAGGGATCACGACTGTGAACACTATCAGGGGGATGAGAGCGATCTGCAGGAGCGACTGGCGGGTCTTGGCAGCTATGGTCATCCCGGAAACGAGCGTTCCCATGGCAACGAAACTGAACGTGCCGACGAGAATGACCCCGAGCAACGTCAAGAATGACCCGCCGGGATCGTACGCGAAGAAGGCGACAACGAACACGAGCGTCACGAGGTCCACAACGATGAGGAATAGCAGATTGGAGAGCATCTTTCCCAGATATATCGAGTATCTGCTCGTCGGGAGGAGCAGAAGGCCGTCAAGGTACTTGTTCTCCTTCTCGTACGAGAAAGAGGATTCCAGACCCATGATGCCGGCGAAGAAGATCGTCGTCCACAGGATGGGCGCTACGAGATGAGGGTTCTCGCTCAGTTCCATGTCGAAACCGAAGAGGGCGAACCTGAACGAGAGGATTATGACCAGGCTTAACAGAATCATGGACGTCATCCTCTCTCGCGTTCTGAGCTCTATGTTAAGGTCCTTCTGTGCAATCCTCAAGGCACCGAGCGTCAAGAGCCCGCCCCCGTCAGTTCGTCATAGGCGGATTTGAACTCGTCTGCACCCGTCTCGGCTTTCCTCGCGTCGTAGACAACCCGGCCCTTCTTCATAACGAGAAGCCGCTCGCCCACCTGATAGCCCTCCCTGAGATGATGCGTGGCGAGAAGGACTGTTTTTCCGCCGTCACGGAGCTGTCCGATGAGGGACATCGTTTTCGCGATGGAATCGGAGTCGAGGCTTGAGAAGGGCTCGTCGAAGATGAGGATCTCAGGGTCGTGTATCATCGCTCTGGCAATCGACAGTCTCTTGACCATGCCGCTAGAGAGGATGGCGACCCTGTCGTTCCTCCTGTGCTTCAGTCC comes from Candidatus Thermoplasmatota archaeon and encodes:
- a CDS encoding heme exporter protein CcmB; its protein translation is MTLGALRIAQKDLNIELRTRERMTSMILLSLVIILSFRFALFGFDMELSENPHLVAPILWTTIFFAGIMGLESSFSYEKENKYLDGLLLLPTSRYSIYLGKMLSNLLFLIVVDLVTLVFVVAFFAYDPGGSFLTLLGVILVGTFSFVAMGTLVSGMTIAAKTRQSLLQIALIPLIVFTVVIPAVAATSKIVSESGDVMPELNILVGFGILSLLLAYLLFGHIMEG